The sequence ATCTCTGGCCCAATTAAATCCGATAGTTTCTCTACGTCGTAGAGCAACATGGCGATGCGCTCTAGGCCCAGCCCCCAGGCCACGGTAGACTTGTCGCCGCAGCCCAGGGGTTCGAGCATTTCCTGACGAAACAGGCCCGAGTTGCCCACCTCAATGTAGCGATCGCTGGGGGGATGGTAGGCAAACACCTCGAGCGACGGCTCGGTGTAGGGGTTGTAGGTGGGCTTAAATTTCAAATCCTTGAAGCCCAATCGCTCGTAGAAATAGGTGAGGTAGCCCATTAGCGTACGCACACTGAGCAGTTCACCCACAACCACTCCTTCAATTTGGTGAAACTCGGCCAGGTGGGTGCGATCGACTGTCTCGTTGCGAAACACGCGATCGATGGAGAAGTATTTACCAGCTTGACCCTGGATCTGGTGCAGGCGGCGGGCGGTAGAAGTAGTGGTGTGGGCGCGCAGAATGGCGCGACTAGCTTCGGCTTCAGTCCAATCGCCGCCGTAGTTGGCTTCATGCACCCGCTTGACCTGCTGTACTAAGGCGGCATCGTCTGGCAGGGGTAAGGTCTGGGGGTTGGCTAAGTAGAAGGTATCTTGCACCTCGCGGGCCGGATGGTCTTGGGGGGTAAACAGGGCATCAAAGTTCCAAAAGGCCGATTCCACCAGATAGCCCGACATTTCGTCGAAGCCCATATTCAGAAAAATATCGCGAATGCGCTGAATGCACTGGGTGAGGATGGTGGGCCGCCCGTAGGCTACATCGGGCACCTCAGCCTGGATGTCGTAGGGTTTGAGGTCAACCTGCCGCCACTGCCCCGACAAAATTAGCTCACTGGTCAGGGTAGTCACCACATCCCCTAGGTCTAGGGCTTGCAGGGCAGGCAGCACAGTGAGGCTGTAGTCGGTCTCGACTCGGCTGGTGACATAGCCCTGCTGTTGCAGCCACTCTAGGGAGGAGGCAGCCCCTCCATCTAAGGCCTGACCGGCGGCGATCGCCCCAAACACCGCCTGCCGCTGCTGGTAGGCCGCCAACACTGACGACTTGAGCACAGTCACGACGCCCTCTCTGTCGCCATCAGCCAAGTCAACCGCCTGCTCACGGCGCAGGGCTCCATAGTTGAGGCTAAAGGCGCTGCCTAACTCGGTTTGGAGAGTGGCGCGATCGCCCACGCCCTGCAATAACCGATCGGCCAAGGGAAACCCCGGCAAAACCTTACCCAAGGCTTCGCCCTTGGCCGTTAGCACCCAGGCTTGCTGGGTGTGCTCCTGCCGCTGCACATAGCCATCTAAGGCCCCACTCAGCAAAAAGCCATGGATAAAGTTGACATCAAAACCGGCCTCGGCACAGAGCGATCGCAGACTGTCCACCCGCTGCTGACGTTGCAACAGTTCTACAAACTGTCGCTGTTTGCCGGTGAGCCGGAGCAAATCAAGCATGGCCAAGCCCTGAAAATCTCTCTTAGCCTACCAATCTTCAACCATTCCCAACGACCAGGATTGATGAAAAGATAGACACCACGACAGTCACCACTGCCCAGCTTTCCCGAGAACCACCCCATGACCGACGAACCAACGCTGCCCGCTGGCCCTAGCTTTGGCCTCACCTTTCTCTATTACTTTTGTGGCACGGCCCTACTCACCACCCTGCTAGCGGTTAAAACCCTGGGCATCGGTCTAGACACCGGCCTGCCCAACCAGTACGGCCTCGTCTTTGGGGTCTTAGGCGGGCTCATGGGGGCCTTAGTCAATCGCAGCACCACCCTAACGCTGCCCATTAGCAGTCGCAAAACCTTTCGGCGCGAACTCGATGCCGCCCTGGCCGAAATGGGCTATACCGAAGATCCAGACGCCAGCGCCGAGGGCATTTTAGTCTACCGTCGGCCCTTCATCCGCCAGCTCCTGTCAGGCCGCATCTACGTGCTGATCACCGACAAACAAGCCCAAATC is a genomic window of Nodosilinea sp. E11 containing:
- a CDS encoding phenylalanine--tRNA ligase subunit alpha, with amino-acid sequence MLDLLRLTGKQRQFVELLQRQQRVDSLRSLCAEAGFDVNFIHGFLLSGALDGYVQRQEHTQQAWVLTAKGEALGKVLPGFPLADRLLQGVGDRATLQTELGSAFSLNYGALRREQAVDLADGDREGVVTVLKSSVLAAYQQRQAVFGAIAAGQALDGGAASSLEWLQQQGYVTSRVETDYSLTVLPALQALDLGDVVTTLTSELILSGQWRQVDLKPYDIQAEVPDVAYGRPTILTQCIQRIRDIFLNMGFDEMSGYLVESAFWNFDALFTPQDHPAREVQDTFYLANPQTLPLPDDAALVQQVKRVHEANYGGDWTEAEASRAILRAHTTTSTARRLHQIQGQAGKYFSIDRVFRNETVDRTHLAEFHQIEGVVVGELLSVRTLMGYLTYFYERLGFKDLKFKPTYNPYTEPSLEVFAYHPPSDRYIEVGNSGLFRQEMLEPLGCGDKSTVAWGLGLERIAMLLYDVEKLSDLIGPEIRL